ACTGGGCGTACTCGTTCATCTCCGACGTCGAGGGCACCTGGGGTGCGGCCAGCGAGCACAACGCCTGGTGGTTCCCGCCCGGCGGCGTGATCGCGCTGATGCCGAACCTCGAGGTCGCGCCGTTCGACGACGTGAACGTGCGCCGAGGCATCGCCCTCTCGCTCGACCGCGAGGAGATCGCCGAGACCGCGTCCGAGGGCTACATGAAGCCCGCGGGCCAGACCGGGCTCATCCTCCCCAACCAGGAGGAGTACCTGGATCCGAGCATCCCCGACCAGGGCATGATCACGCAGGACACGGATGCCGCGCTCGACGCCTTCGCCGAGGCGGGGTACACGCTCGACGGCGACCGGCTCGTGGGCGCCGACGGCGAGCAGCTCGAGTTCGCGCTGACGACGGCCAACGGGTTCTCGGACTGGACCCGCGCCGCGCAGACCGTGCAGAGCCAGCTGTCGAAGGTCGGCGTCAAGGTGACGCTCAAGCTCCCGCAGCCGGCCGGCTACCAGAGCGCCATCAGCAACGGCGACTTCGAGATGGCCATCGGCGGCATGGGCAACGGCGACGTGTACCAGGCATACAACAACCTGCTCTCCAGCCAGTTCTACGTGCCGTCCGGCGAGACGACCGCGAACAACTTCCAGCGGTACCGCTCGGATGAGGCCGACGCGCTGCTCGCCGAGTACCGCGAGACGGTCGACCCCGCCCGTCAGAGCGAGATCGTGCAGGAGCTGCAGGGCATCGTCTACGAGGAGATGCCGGTCATCGGGCTGTACTACGGCGGTATCTGGGGCCTGTTCAGCGACGCCAAGTTCACCGGCTGGCCGTCGGAGGAGGACCCGTACATGATCCCGCAGAACTACGACTCGGCGCCGCTGGGTATCTTCACCCGGCTCGAGCGCGTGAAGGAGGACGACCGATGAAGTACGTCCTGCAGAAGGTCGGCTTGTTCGTGCTCACGCTGTGGGCGGCGATCACCCTGAACTTCTTCCTTCCGCGGCTGATGCCCGGTTCGCCCGCGGATGCCGCGATCGCCAAGCTCTCGCAGAACGGCCCGGTGTCCGATGCGACGCGCGCCGCGATCGAGGCCCAGCTCGGTGTGCCGACCGGCTCGATCTGGGATCAGTACGTCGCCTACCTCGGTCAGGTCGCACGACTCGACTTCGGCGTCTCGTACACGTTCTACCCGCAGACCGTGTCGAGCATGGTCTCGACCGCGCTGCCGTACACGATCGGCCTCGTCGGCATCGTCACGATCCTCGCGTTCGTGATCGGCACCCTGATCGGCACCGCCGCCGCCTGGCGTCGCGGCACGTGGCTGGACTCGCTGCCGACGCTGACCGGCTCCTTCCTCAGCACCTTCCCCTACTTCTGGACAGCGCTGCTGCTGCTGTTCTTCTTCGGGTACGTGCTGCACTGGTTCCCGACCACGGGCGCCTATTCGGCGACGACCACGCCGGGCTTCACCTGGGACTTCATCGTCGATCTCGTGCAGCATGCGATCCTCCCGGCGGTGACGATCCTGTTGACGTCGCTCGGCGGCTGGATCATCGGTATGCGCAACGCGATGATCAACACGCTGGGTGACGACTACGTGACCTTCGCCGAGGCGAACGGCCTGCACGGTCGCACGATCGCGCTCCGCTATGCCGCACGAAACGCGATCCTGCCGAACCTCACCGGCTTCGGGCTCACGCTCGGAGGCGTGGTCGGCGGATCCATCCTCGTGGAGCAGGTGTTC
This genomic interval from Microbacterium hydrocarbonoxydans contains the following:
- a CDS encoding ABC transporter permease translates to MKYVLQKVGLFVLTLWAAITLNFFLPRLMPGSPADAAIAKLSQNGPVSDATRAAIEAQLGVPTGSIWDQYVAYLGQVARLDFGVSYTFYPQTVSSMVSTALPYTIGLVGIVTILAFVIGTLIGTAAAWRRGTWLDSLPTLTGSFLSTFPYFWTALLLLFFFGYVLHWFPTTGAYSATTTPGFTWDFIVDLVQHAILPAVTILLTSLGGWIIGMRNAMINTLGDDYVTFAEANGLHGRTIALRYAARNAILPNLTGFGLTLGGVVGGSILVEQVFGYPGIGYLLFNAVIGQDYPLMQALFLMITVSVLVANFLVDILYGVLDPRTRR
- a CDS encoding ABC transporter substrate-binding protein, which translates into the protein MAKTHMLRRWRRAAIVGLAAAAVVLSGCSIQISSQPDPSIGDDTMLINADKGNPFFTRNFNPYLTNTRTASRWIYEPLILVNPLDGTQNPWLATEWSQPDARTIVMTIRDDVEWSDGEKLTPDDVAFTFQLLKDNPSLDIKGAWQHLETVETDGNDVIMHLQTDDAPSLPILGQTMIVPEHLWSDVKDPGTFRNENPVGTGPFVLGNYNDQQYSMDKNPDYWQADKIEIEHIILPSTNSQLDTVTRGYDWAYSFISDVEGTWGAASEHNAWWFPPGGVIALMPNLEVAPFDDVNVRRGIALSLDREEIAETASEGYMKPAGQTGLILPNQEEYLDPSIPDQGMITQDTDAALDAFAEAGYTLDGDRLVGADGEQLEFALTTANGFSDWTRAAQTVQSQLSKVGVKVTLKLPQPAGYQSAISNGDFEMAIGGMGNGDVYQAYNNLLSSQFYVPSGETTANNFQRYRSDEADALLAEYRETVDPARQSEIVQELQGIVYEEMPVIGLYYGGIWGLFSDAKFTGWPSEEDPYMIPQNYDSAPLGIFTRLERVKEDDR